GATCTATTTGATTCATATGGCGTAATCGTGGGGATGGTGTTATTGCTTTATTTAGTTATAATCTTTTATTTATAAATTTTGATTTTCCATAGCATACTTGATTTTATTCTTTAAAGAAGAAAATTTCTCATCTTTGTCTTTTCTGGTAACTTCTATAGGTTCGTTAAAATAAATTGATATAATATTAAAAGGCAATGGTATTTTAAAATGATCCCATCTTTTATGCAATTCGATCTTTCTTTTCACACTAAACGAAATTGGCAGTATTCTTCGTTTTGTCAGACGAGCAGAAATGAAAGCAAAATCATTTGGAACATGATAAAATCCAAGAGGGCCATCTAAAGCTATGGCAACATTTGAAATATCTTCCACATCAATGATTTTTCTCATTTTGAATAGATGTTTTCCTCCATCAGAGGTATCCGGAATCCTTATTGTTTTATACCCAAAATAATCGCACATATTTGATATGTAATCTCCTCTTCTGTCTTTAGTAATTAAAATATATAGTTTAGATCCCTTCAAAGCAGGATAGAGGCAATAACTATCTCCATGCCAAAATAGTGCAATTACTTTCTCCTGACTGTCTTCGGTTAATATCTCGTTATGTCCGATTAAGTTGACTTTGCTGGTATTATAAACAAAATCTATATATTCTACCATAATCATTGTCGTCAATTTTTCAAATATAGCTTTAATCATCTTTAAGTCTCCTTTAGCCGATTAGCTTTATCCTCAATTATTTTTCTGTAAAACTTTTCAACCCTCTCAGCCATTTTTTCCAAAGAAAAATTCTCAGAATACAAAAATG
This DNA window, taken from Peptostreptococcaceae bacterium, encodes the following:
- a CDS encoding DUF374 domain-containing protein produces the protein MIKAIFEKLTTMIMVEYIDFVYNTSKVNLIGHNEILTEDSQEKVIALFWHGDSYCLYPALKGSKLYILITKDRRGDYISNMCDYFGYKTIRIPDTSDGGKHLFKMRKIIDVEDISNVAIALDGPLGFYHVPNDFAFISARLTKRRILPISFSVKRKIELHKRWDHFKIPLPFNIISIYFNEPIEVTRKDKDEKFSSLKNKIKYAMENQNL